The Candidatus Cloacimonadota bacterium genome window below encodes:
- a CDS encoding NAD-dependent epimerase/dehydratase family protein, with product MKHIYVVTGAAGHLGSHVVKELLDRSEEVRAFVLPWEKVPSYVDHNRHLLTRFAGDVRYPQTLDQLFESDEPAEFTLIHCAGLITISLGKDPRVYAVNVEGTANVIATCRKHDVRRLVYVSSVHAIPLLPRGQVMREVSFFSPDRVIGYYAKTKALATQQVLEAARSGLDALVVHPSGIIGPNAQQSGNIAQMISAFLKGSFRAVIKGGYDFVDVRDVASGIIAAADKGKAGECYILSNRWIGMGELLDELAECSGRPKPRIHLPLWVAKAVAPCAELYYKLARKAPFFTLYSLHTISNNSLYSNAKAVAELSFKTRSLNETARDIVKTMAGSLTRKR from the coding sequence ATGAAACACATTTATGTCGTTACGGGTGCGGCAGGTCATTTGGGCAGCCACGTGGTGAAGGAGTTGCTGGACCGCAGCGAGGAAGTTCGCGCTTTTGTGCTGCCCTGGGAGAAGGTGCCATCCTACGTTGACCACAACCGCCATCTGCTTACCCGTTTCGCAGGCGACGTGCGTTATCCCCAAACCCTGGACCAGCTGTTCGAATCCGACGAACCGGCGGAGTTCACTTTGATCCACTGCGCGGGGCTCATCACGATCAGTCTGGGAAAGGATCCCCGGGTTTACGCCGTGAATGTGGAAGGCACGGCCAACGTGATTGCCACCTGCCGCAAACACGATGTTCGCAGGCTTGTCTATGTGAGTTCCGTGCATGCCATTCCGCTGCTGCCGCGGGGGCAGGTTATGCGGGAGGTTTCCTTTTTCAGTCCCGACCGGGTTATAGGTTACTATGCCAAAACCAAAGCCCTGGCCACCCAGCAGGTCCTCGAGGCAGCCAGATCCGGCTTGGACGCCCTGGTGGTGCATCCTTCCGGGATCATTGGGCCAAACGCCCAGCAATCAGGGAACATCGCCCAGATGATCAGCGCTTTTCTGAAAGGCAGCTTCCGCGCCGTGATCAAGGGCGGATACGATTTTGTGGACGTGCGGGACGTGGCGTCTGGGATCATTGCGGCAGCGGACAAGGGCAAGGCCGGCGAGTGCTACATTCTTTCCAACCGATGGATCGGCATGGGTGAACTGCTGGACGAGCTGGCCGAGTGCAGCGGACGCCCCAAACCCCGGATCCATCTGCCGCTCTGGGTCGCCAAGGCAGTGGCCCCCTGCGCGGAGCTATACTACAAACTGGCCCGCAAAGCACCGTTTTTCACTCTCTATTCGCTGCATACGATCTCCAACAACAGCCTTTATTCAAACGCCAAGGCCGTGGCGGAACTCTCTTTCAAAACGAGGTCGCTCAACGAAACTGCCAGAGATATCGTGAAAACCATGGCGGGGAGCCTGACCAGGAAGAGATAA